One genomic segment of Ignavibacteriota bacterium includes these proteins:
- a CDS encoding response regulator transcription factor, which yields MKKVVIVEDVKNIREGLKTLIDTSATFKCIATFENFEKFEKNLKNLNPDIILIDLDLPGISGIEGIEKLKSISEKFIIIVLTLHEENDRIFDALSAGASNYLVKNASPEKIINILEDAANGKVLMSSYIARKTIEFLRKKNSLQKLDKKEEEILKKITEGNSLIAIENSLKISSTEIKSSFKNIYDKLYELQK from the coding sequence ATGAAAAAAGTAGTAATTGTTGAAGATGTAAAAAATATTCGTGAAGGTCTAAAAACATTAATTGATACTTCTGCAACATTTAAATGTATTGCCACTTTTGAGAACTTTGAAAAATTTGAAAAGAATTTAAAAAATCTAAATCCGGATATTATTCTTATTGATTTGGATTTGCCCGGAATTTCCGGAATAGAAGGAATTGAAAAACTTAAATCAATTTCAGAAAAATTCATAATTATTGTTCTTACTCTACACGAAGAAAACGATAGAATTTTTGATGCTCTTTCTGCAGGAGCAAGTAATTATTTGGTTAAAAATGCTTCACCCGAAAAAATAATTAATATTCTTGAAGATGCAGCAAATGGTAAAGTTCTTATGAGTTCATATATTGCAAGAAAGACAATTGAATTTTTAAGAAAGAAAAATTCTTTGCAAAAACTTGATAAAAAAGAAGAAGAAATACTAAAAAAAATTACGGAAGGAAACAGTTTAATTGCAATTGAAAATTCATTAAAAATAAGTTCCACAGAAATTAAAAGTAGTTTTAAAAATATTTATGATAAACTCTATGAACTTCAGAAATAG
- a CDS encoding response regulator transcription factor, which translates to MINVVIVEDSNTIREGLKLLIDGTEGYSCMAAFSNCEDLLEVVAKLKVDVILMDIDLPGISGIEGIRRIKKISEEILILILTIYDENELIFEALCAGASGYLVKKTPPSKLLDAIRDAYEGGAPMTSNIARKVVDYFQKSKPIQKDFEHITLTKREKEVLSGLVEGNSYKAIADELNVSLDTVRFHFRNIYKKMHVHSQSEAVVKALKEGLV; encoded by the coding sequence ATGATAAATGTTGTAATTGTAGAAGACAGCAACACAATTAGAGAAGGATTAAAACTTCTAATAGATGGAACTGAAGGTTATTCTTGTATGGCTGCATTTTCTAATTGTGAAGATCTTCTTGAAGTTGTTGCAAAATTAAAAGTTGATGTAATTCTAATGGATATTGATCTTCCGGGAATTTCCGGAATTGAAGGAATTAGAAGAATAAAAAAAATCTCAGAAGAAATATTAATTTTAATTCTCACAATTTATGATGAAAATGAATTAATATTTGAAGCGCTTTGTGCAGGAGCTTCCGGATATTTGGTAAAAAAAACTCCTCCATCAAAATTGTTGGATGCAATTAGAGACGCTTATGAAGGCGGCGCGCCGATGACAAGCAACATTGCAAGAAAAGTTGTTGATTATTTCCAAAAATCAAAACCAATTCAAAAAGATTTTGAACATATAACTTTAACAAAACGAGAAAAAGAAGTTTTAAGCGGATTAGTTGAAGGAAACAGCTACAAAGCAATTGCCGATGAGTTAAATGTAAGTCTTGATACGGTTAGATTTCACTTTAGAAATATTTATAAAAAAATGCACGTCCACTCACAATCGGAAGCTGTTGTAAAAGCATTAAAAGAAGGCTTAGTATAA
- a CDS encoding T9SS type A sorting domain-containing protein, with amino-acid sequence MLKKVTSIILLLMFVCSVSNLKAQDSLDISVTYQVDMELEFLKGSFDPATDTVEVRGSYFGWGSEAPDMVQSAVNPNIYEHTETQRATVGDSLPAYKFYYTQGNWEGGDNKYYQITQADYDNGYAVVARPFNDATLDDVINQDATILFTVNTAGALSSINNTAFTAVNTVHLTGAVTPLKWPDGGWPDAQIDRMIAMYDNGTNGDETSGDGIFSANVTFPQYTSFRIQYKYGINYGDAANNQGGNDNENGVGADHFINLTADLVTAKVENVFGTMGDHNLVNVVTNQLDSIDISVTYQVDMELEFLKGSFDPATDTVEVRGSYFGWGSEAPDMVQSAVNPNIYEHTETQRATVGDSLPAYKFYYTQGNWEGGDNKYYQITQADYDNGYAVVARPFNDATLDDVINQDATILFTVNTAGALSSINNTAFTAVNTVHLTGAVTPLKWPDGGWPDAQIDRMIAMYDNGTNGDETSGDGIFSANVTFPQYTSFRIQYKYGINYGDAANNQGGNDNENGVGADHFINLTADLVTAKVENVFGTMGDHNLTDIVTDIEIIDQLPTQFELAQNYPNPFNPETTINFQITKQENVSLKIYNLLGQEVATLINEPMGAGVYQIGFNASELSSGIYIYSITAGDFHASKKMTLLK; translated from the coding sequence ATGTTAAAAAAAGTAACAAGTATCATACTATTATTGATGTTCGTCTGCTCAGTAAGTAACCTAAAAGCTCAGGATTCACTTGATATATCAGTAACATATCAAGTTGATATGGAATTAGAGTTTTTAAAAGGAAGCTTTGATCCGGCGACAGATACAGTAGAGGTAAGGGGTTCATATTTTGGATGGGGAAGTGAAGCACCAGATATGGTTCAAAGTGCAGTAAATCCAAATATCTATGAACACACTGAAACCCAAAGAGCAACAGTTGGAGATAGTTTACCGGCATATAAATTTTATTATACCCAAGGTAATTGGGAAGGCGGAGATAATAAATATTATCAAATCACACAAGCAGATTATGATAATGGCTATGCAGTAGTAGCAAGACCATTTAATGATGCTACATTAGACGATGTAATAAATCAAGATGCAACAATACTATTTACAGTAAATACAGCAGGAGCACTATCTTCAATTAATAACACAGCATTTACAGCGGTAAATACAGTGCATTTAACAGGAGCAGTAACCCCATTAAAATGGCCTGATGGCGGATGGCCGGATGCTCAAATAGACAGAATGATAGCAATGTATGATAATGGAACTAATGGTGATGAAACATCTGGAGATGGAATATTTTCAGCAAATGTAACATTTCCACAATATACATCATTTAGAATACAGTATAAATATGGAATAAATTATGGAGATGCAGCCAATAATCAAGGTGGAAATGATAATGAAAACGGAGTTGGTGCAGATCATTTCATAAATTTAACAGCTGATTTAGTAACTGCAAAAGTTGAAAATGTTTTTGGTACAATGGGAGACCATAACTTAGTAAATGTCGTTACAAATCAATTGGATTCGATTGATATATCAGTAACATATCAAGTTGATATGGAATTAGAGTTTTTAAAAGGAAGCTTTGATCCGGCGACAGATACAGTAGAGGTAAGGGGTTCATATTTTGGATGGGGAAGTGAAGCACCAGATATGGTTCAAAGTGCAGTAAATCCAAATATCTATGAACACACTGAAACCCAAAGAGCAACAGTTGGAGATAGTTTACCGGCATATAAATTTTATTATACCCAAGGTAATTGGGAAGGCGGAGATAATAAATATTATCAAATCACACAAGCAGATTATGATAATGGCTATGCAGTAGTAGCAAGACCATTTAATGATGCTACATTAGACGATGTAATAAATCAAGATGCAACAATACTATTTACAGTAAATACAGCAGGAGCACTATCTTCAATTAATAACACAGCATTTACAGCGGTAAATACAGTGCATTTAACAGGAGCAGTAACCCCATTAAAATGGCCTGATGGCGGATGGCCGGATGCTCAAATAGACAGAATGATAGCAATGTATGATAATGGAACTAATGGTGATGAAACATCTGGAGATGGAATATTTTCAGCAAATGTAACATTTCCACAATATACATCATTTAGAATACAGTATAAATATGGAATAAATTATGGAGATGCAGCCAATAATCAAGGTGGAAATGATAATGAAAACGGAGTTGGTGCAGATCATTTCATAAATTTAACAGCTGATTTAGTAACTGCAAAAGTTGAAAATGTTTTTGGTACAATGGGAGACCATAACTTAACTGATATTGTTACAGACATTGAAATTATTGATCAATTGCCTACTCAATTCGAATTAGCACAGAATTATCCAAATCCTTTTAATCCGGAAACAACAATAAATTTCCAAATAACAAAACAAGAAAATGTTTCATTGAAAATTTACAACCTACTTGGACAAGAAGTTGCTACTTTAATTAATGAACCAATGGGAGCTGGCGTTTATCAAATTGGATTTAATGCATCAGAATTATCAAGTGGAATATATATTTATTCTATTACAGCTGGTGATTTCCATGCTTCTAAAAAAATGACTCTATTAAAGTAA